AAGTGGTGGTACAGCAATCTTGGCTTCGAATTGCTAGCTACTTTGGTCGAAAAGGTGTCTGGTCTCGGTTTTCCACATTATCTGAATAGGTATATATGGAGCCCTGCGGGCATGGAGCATACCTATCTCCGCATGTCGCAAAAAGACGAGAGAATTTGGCAGGCACGCAATTATGACTACCCTAAAAGGTATGCACCATACCGTGAAAGGGTAGACAATAGTGGGGGCGACTATACGGAACGCGCTTACGGGCATAGTAACATTGTCAGCACATGCCGGGATCTGCTCAAATTTAGCCAGGCATTTTTCGGCGGACGTTTGGTGTCCCCGGCTATGGTGACTCATGCGACGACAGGCACCAGTTTACAGAACGGTCGGCCAAATGCCGTATGGATGAACATTGGAAGTATGGGCAGCACCGTAAACGGCTTGGGATGGTTTGTCTTCAACCAAAGCCCCAGAGCGGGAACGTTGTTCCATGCGGGCGGAATGTCGGGTGCGGTCACTATCCTTTTGTTTGATCCCAGCTCGGCGTCAACGGTGATCATTCTAGACAATATGGGCAGTGAAGGAATTTATAATAATGCCTTGAACGGTCTACGGCTGCTGAACGGGCGGCAGGTTGTACCCTCAAAAAAGAATCTTGCCCGCTTGTACGGTCGCTGGCTCATGACAATGAAGGCTGACGCTGCAGCGAAACTACTCATGAAGCTTCGCAATGACACGCTTAACTATACCCTAAACGAAAACGACATAAACAACCTGGGGTACGCTCTGCTGCATGATAAGATTCAGCAAAAGGCTCTTGAGGTCTTCAAGATCAACTGTTTTTTATTCCCGGCAAGCGACAATGCCTTTAACAGTTATGCTGAGGCTTTGGAGCAAATCGGGCAGCAGGCCGATGCGCTTGATATGTACCGGAAGTCGGTACAACTTAACCCCGACAACCAGGATTCGTTAAAGGCACTTCGGCGCCTTGAAAGTACCACACAATAAATTTACCAAACTTAAGCCCGAATACTTACCTTTGATTTTTAATGAATTTCCTATATCCAGGTTTCCTTTTCGCACTGGGGGCAATAGCAATTCCTATTGTAATTCATCTTTTCAATTTCAGGAAGTTAAAGCGCGTTTATTTTAGTAATGTCCAGTTTCTGGTGTCGCTGCAGCAGGAGCATGCAACGGGCAGGAAATTGAAACACCGGCTCGTGCTGTTGAGCCGGATCCTGGCCATTGTATTTCTTGTACTTGCATTTGCCCGTCCTTATATATCCGCGGGTAACCAGGCGGTCAGTCCCGATGCGCGTACGGTGGTGAGTGTTTATGTCGACAATTCCTATAGTATGCAAACGCTGAACCGGGAGGGTACGCTGCTCG
This region of Pedobacter faecalis genomic DNA includes:
- a CDS encoding serine hydrolase domain-containing protein, with protein sequence MKKIVLLLSMLGLFGNVAAQHLPARLDSFYSSLAAEGRLNGGVLVASKGQVLYERYFGWASIQHKRRNEAATAFQLASLSKPFTAVAIMQLAETGKLNLSERFSHYFPQFPYKDITIAQLLSHSSGLSDQDLSDAQAAFERRLGRRHCNADLVAMLAEAKVKLKLKPGEKWWYSNLGFELLATLVEKVSGLGFPHYLNRYIWSPAGMEHTYLRMSQKDERIWQARNYDYPKRYAPYRERVDNSGGDYTERAYGHSNIVSTCRDLLKFSQAFFGGRLVSPAMVTHATTGTSLQNGRPNAVWMNIGSMGSTVNGLGWFVFNQSPRAGTLFHAGGMSGAVTILLFDPSSASTVIILDNMGSEGIYNNALNGLRLLNGRQVVPSKKNLARLYGRWLMTMKADAAAKLLMKLRNDTLNYTLNENDINNLGYALLHDKIQQKALEVFKINCFLFPASDNAFNSYAEALEQIGQQADALDMYRKSVQLNPDNQDSLKALRRLESTTQ